In Glycine max cultivar Williams 82 chromosome 7, Glycine_max_v4.0, whole genome shotgun sequence, a single window of DNA contains:
- the LOC100787804 gene encoding uncharacterized protein yields the protein MSHLLSAATASSRFQPFTLNNTITTQQPPFLGFKGTSCFVEKHSCCLSVKPFCASQKRGTKIFCSMNMSAHQSDDHGKMKLDQLIDKVQKLWDISPEPVKKFPHNKALDNFIQLILDLILVVVKYLAVPVFAVTSLSEMSYCAHERKLVFVPLPVLFGVAVAGILKETALQLSPRLRDAEIPWHLIAIAIFFTLIKLPGPYYPYWVRIIIPHFANGVLLRTLLFAILWHRRPKALKILGSGWLTH from the exons ATGTCTCACCTTCTATCTGCTGCTACTGCTTCTTCTCGTTTCCAACCCTTCACCCTCAACAACACAATCACAACCCAACAACCTCCCTTTCTCGGATTCAAG GGTACATCATGTTTTGTTGAGAAGCACAGTTGCTGCTTGAGTGTTAAACCATTTTGTGCATCTCAGAAGAGAGGGACCAAGATCTTCTGTTCTATGAATATGTCAGCACATCAATCAGATGATCATGGGAAAATGAAGCTGGACCAATTAATAGACAAAGTGCAAAAGCTTTGGGACATTTCTCCGGAGCCGGTGAAGAAATTCCCGCATAACAAGGCTTTAGACAACTTCATTCAACTTATTCTTGATCTTATTTTGGTTGTTGTCAAATACCTAGCTGTACCTGTATTCGCAGTTACCTCCCTCAGTGAAATGTCCTACTGTGCACATGAAAGGAAGCTAGTCTTTGTTCCTCTTCCGGTTCTCTTTGGAGTTGCTGTCGCTGGGATCCTTAAAGAGACTGCCCTCCAGTTATCTCCACGTCTAAGG GATGCCGAAATTCCATGGCATTTAATTGCCATTGCAATTTTCTTCACATTGATCAAATTGCCTGGGCCGTACTACCCTTATTGGGTACGTATAATTATTCCTCATTTTGCAAATGGGGTTCTGTTGAGGACTCTATTGTTTGCAATATTGTGGCATAGAAGACCTAAAGCATTGAAGATTTTGGGTTCTGGTTGGTTAACTCACTGA